In Candidatus Promineifilum breve, one genomic interval encodes:
- a CDS encoding META domain-containing protein, giving the protein MNNNEQTNRDPRVILAGLVLALQIIGLLWLLLFARDRLAAFSGEAPTTDVVAQATVAATEEATEAPAVDTAATTEAEAALTSATATAEAAAAETAAMADAALLPEEVAVDTTALEAAGLADADQLPTWVATLVPGAAADAAAGRPALPPHLLLNFVDPQNPDAEPAAPDMIDLNQPQVRVIPIATLLSLLEQSGDAAGQEALDDLLSLLEQQPDPAEAGVPVPPVLGQAVQNFVAQTDYRAFGGGQGIGYVTHISGQNVVPVTNESGLNYVYQGVTADGEQYVFLSWPLDADFLPETVDDAADQVEMLASNPAGYYTDLQEQVNTNDGAAGLRPSLRMLTALVGALSLRGQVAEVDESALVQVSTEDATGITWNWTGSAAADGAETAVETPQNYQLVLWPDGTYSLRADCNVGGGVYTVDADGTIELQPGALSRAFCPEGSRDTEFVQSLLAARAVAFNESGDMVLTLEDGGTMTLANAGAAETEAVAEAEEQPAADGAGLAGLTLQWPGYTNAAGETVTVDNPENYLITLLPDGTFNVVADCNVGGGSYTYSADGVLTLGPIRTTLMACPEGSQGSAFLAFLESVSGVVVADDGAITMTAADGGSTTFVNLPEAEAPAGEVAEQPAGEPGNILWQWTGAVPTDGTAITVANPELYTLALLDDGSYVFRADCNSGTGQYTLDGTTLTLLPGIMTLVACDADSLSDLYLGFLGQVASFGLGEDGVLVLTLADGSTLAFANGGPFVAESGTGGETETADALAGRGWQWTHFRDAKQDYDVTGTYTITFNADGTASVVADCNQGNGTYRIDDTNLTISILATTRVACPAGSLGDSFIEYLNQAGTFAFSDTTLNVILMADGGTMTFVEIP; this is encoded by the coding sequence ATGAACAACAACGAACAAACGAATAGGGATCCTCGCGTTATTCTGGCGGGGCTTGTCCTGGCTCTACAGATCATCGGCCTTCTGTGGCTGCTTCTCTTCGCCCGCGACCGGCTGGCGGCCTTCTCCGGGGAAGCCCCCACGACGGACGTGGTTGCCCAGGCCACGGTAGCCGCGACTGAAGAGGCCACCGAGGCCCCGGCCGTCGATACCGCCGCCACGACCGAGGCCGAAGCTGCCCTGACCTCGGCCACGGCCACAGCCGAGGCCGCCGCGGCCGAGACCGCCGCCATGGCCGACGCCGCGCTGTTGCCCGAAGAAGTGGCCGTCGATACCACGGCCCTCGAAGCCGCCGGTCTGGCTGATGCCGATCAGCTGCCCACCTGGGTGGCGACACTGGTGCCGGGGGCCGCGGCCGACGCCGCCGCCGGCCGCCCGGCCTTGCCGCCCCACTTGCTGCTCAACTTCGTCGATCCGCAGAATCCCGACGCCGAACCGGCCGCGCCGGATATGATCGATCTCAACCAGCCCCAGGTGCGCGTCATCCCCATCGCCACTCTGCTGTCCTTGCTGGAGCAAAGCGGCGACGCCGCCGGCCAGGAAGCGCTGGATGACCTGTTGTCGTTGCTGGAGCAGCAGCCCGACCCGGCCGAGGCCGGCGTGCCCGTCCCGCCCGTATTGGGCCAGGCGGTGCAGAATTTCGTCGCCCAAACCGACTATCGCGCCTTCGGCGGCGGCCAGGGTATCGGCTACGTCACCCATATCAGTGGCCAAAACGTCGTGCCCGTCACCAATGAATCGGGGCTGAACTACGTCTACCAGGGCGTCACCGCCGACGGCGAGCAGTACGTCTTCCTGTCCTGGCCGCTGGACGCCGACTTCCTGCCGGAGACAGTCGACGACGCCGCCGACCAGGTCGAAATGCTGGCCTCCAATCCGGCCGGCTATTACACCGATCTGCAAGAGCAGGTGAACACCAACGACGGCGCGGCCGGGCTGCGGCCGTCGTTGCGGATGCTGACCGCGTTGGTCGGCGCGCTGTCGCTCCGCGGCCAGGTGGCCGAAGTCGATGAGAGCGCCCTGGTCCAAGTATCGACCGAAGACGCCACCGGCATCACCTGGAACTGGACGGGCAGCGCCGCCGCCGATGGCGCGGAGACGGCCGTCGAGACGCCCCAGAACTACCAACTCGTCCTCTGGCCCGATGGAACCTATAGCCTGCGGGCCGACTGCAACGTTGGCGGCGGCGTCTATACCGTTGACGCCGACGGGACGATCGAACTGCAACCCGGCGCGCTGAGCCGCGCGTTTTGCCCCGAAGGTTCGCGCGATACGGAGTTTGTCCAATCGCTGCTGGCCGCCCGCGCCGTGGCCTTCAACGAGAGCGGCGACATGGTGCTGACGCTGGAAGACGGCGGGACGATGACGCTGGCCAACGCCGGCGCGGCCGAGACCGAGGCAGTGGCCGAGGCCGAGGAACAGCCCGCGGCCGACGGGGCCGGGCTGGCCGGCCTGACGCTGCAATGGCCGGGCTACACCAACGCCGCCGGCGAAACGGTCACCGTGGACAACCCCGAAAACTACCTCATCACGCTGCTGCCCGACGGCACGTTCAACGTCGTGGCCGACTGCAACGTGGGCGGCGGGAGCTATACCTATAGCGCCGATGGCGTGCTGACCCTTGGCCCCATTCGCACGACGCTGATGGCCTGCCCCGAAGGATCGCAGGGCAGCGCCTTCCTGGCTTTCCTGGAAAGTGTCAGTGGCGTGGTCGTGGCCGATGACGGCGCGATCACCATGACCGCCGCCGACGGCGGCAGCACTACGTTCGTCAACCTGCCCGAGGCCGAGGCCCCGGCGGGCGAAGTGGCCGAGCAGCCGGCGGGCGAACCGGGCAATATCCTGTGGCAATGGACCGGTGCTGTCCCGACTGACGGCACGGCGATTACCGTGGCTAACCCGGAGCTTTACACGCTGGCCCTGCTCGACGATGGTTCCTACGTCTTCCGGGCCGACTGCAACAGCGGCACGGGCCAATACACCCTTGATGGGACGACATTGACCCTGCTGCCGGGGATAATGACGCTGGTCGCTTGCGATGCAGACTCACTCAGTGATCTGTACCTCGGTTTCCTGGGCCAGGTCGCGAGCTTTGGCCTGGGCGAAGACGGGGTGCTGGTTCTGACGCTGGCTGATGGCTCGACGCTGGCCTTCGCCAACGGCGGGCCGTTCGTGGCCGAGAGCGGCACCGGCGGCGAGACGGAAACGGCCGATGCGCTGGCCGGCCGCGGCTGGCAATGGACCCACTTCCGCGACGCCAAGCAGGACTACGACGTGACCGGCACCTATACCATCACCTTCAACGCGGACGGCACGGCGTCCGTCGTGGCCGACTGCAACCAGGGCAACGGCACTTACCGGATCGATGATACCAACCTGACGATCTCCATCCTGGCGACGACCCGGGTTGCCTGCCCGGCCGGCTCGCTGGGTGACTCGTTTATCGAGTATCTGAACCAGGCCGGGACGTTTGCCTTCAGCGATACCACGCTGAATGTCATCCTGATGGCCGACGGCGGCACGATGACGTTTGTGGAGATTCCGTAA
- a CDS encoding transporter substrate-binding domain-containing protein, whose translation MEPISRQRHLRRILFSIALLIAIGLVGCREAPPAGIVASPQGQTPAATAQDAATAPIAPGDSATPAAAGDAWAAVRQRGRLIVGTSADYPPFAYYTEDFQLTGYDIALARLLGERLGVEVEFNDMAFDGLGGALQVGQIDVAIAAISITDQRRQTVDFSNLYFVSEGAALARAGEGITINRLEDLAPFRVAVQSGSVYQTWLEEEAIATGLLPADQLLVYVAASQAVADLRAGLVDVAIADALPLEVAARDEGLQIVGRGLNRQRLAVALGRGSTLLSPINEALFDLQNEGELARLAEEFLSLDGEELAPLPEAEAATPETETPEASEPARAPECVNAMTLIAHLSLDDDAMRAPPPISPGTPFQKSWRLQNNGTCTWGEGYVLTPVGGNVPQASMGGAPTVVPGPVAPGQTVDVTVNLVAPLLPGVYQGFWTMRGPNGLLFGDRIWVGITVPSLPTPTPPPTATTSPTIAFTVDRTSIRAGECVTFTWQVSDGGTVFFAAQGQNWQQNQVAPSAGQGECPQSTTTYELRVVDAGGAAVVRSIRIDVQPAPNAPLIEAFTVTPSNQIVAGQCVEVRWRLSGDVDNVRVSRNETTLWNGAPLSGTSRDCPAAGNYAYAIEVTGPGGTSRALENVTVLAATPAPGTPTTTPAPGQAPVITSFGVNPSRIFVGSCVTVSWGVGGNVNRVQLRRDGVLVLDFALFTGSVTDCLNAEGMYEYRIDAANAQGGTAFQQATVVVVR comes from the coding sequence ATGGAACCCATCAGCAGGCAGCGTCACCTGAGACGCATTCTCTTTAGCATCGCGCTCTTGATCGCTATCGGCCTGGTGGGCTGCCGGGAAGCGCCGCCGGCAGGGATTGTTGCGTCGCCCCAGGGCCAGACCCCGGCGGCCACCGCCCAGGACGCGGCCACGGCCCCAATCGCCCCCGGCGACTCGGCCACGCCCGCCGCCGCCGGCGATGCCTGGGCCGCCGTCCGCCAGCGCGGCCGGCTCATCGTCGGCACGTCGGCCGATTACCCGCCGTTTGCCTACTACACTGAGGATTTCCAACTGACCGGCTACGACATCGCCCTGGCCCGCCTATTGGGCGAGCGGCTGGGCGTAGAGGTCGAATTCAACGACATGGCCTTCGACGGCCTGGGCGGCGCGCTACAGGTAGGTCAGATCGACGTCGCCATCGCCGCCATCTCCATCACCGACCAGCGCCGCCAGACGGTCGACTTCTCCAATCTCTATTTTGTCAGCGAAGGCGCGGCGCTGGCCCGCGCCGGCGAGGGCATCACCATCAATCGCCTTGAAGACCTGGCTCCCTTCCGGGTGGCCGTCCAGTCCGGCTCGGTCTATCAAACGTGGCTGGAAGAAGAGGCGATCGCCACGGGCCTATTGCCGGCCGATCAGCTGCTGGTCTACGTGGCCGCGAGCCAAGCCGTGGCCGACCTGCGCGCCGGCTTGGTCGACGTCGCCATCGCCGATGCCCTGCCGCTGGAGGTGGCCGCCCGCGACGAGGGCTTGCAAATCGTCGGCCGCGGCCTGAACCGGCAGCGCCTGGCCGTGGCCCTGGGGCGCGGCTCCACGTTGCTTTCGCCCATCAATGAGGCGCTGTTCGATCTGCAAAATGAGGGCGAATTGGCCCGGCTGGCCGAGGAGTTTCTCAGCCTGGATGGGGAAGAGTTGGCCCCGTTGCCCGAAGCGGAAGCGGCCACACCCGAAACAGAAACGCCCGAAGCGAGCGAACCGGCCCGCGCCCCCGAATGCGTCAACGCCATGACCCTCATCGCCCACCTTTCGCTCGACGATGACGCCATGCGCGCCCCGCCGCCCATCAGCCCCGGCACGCCCTTCCAGAAGAGTTGGCGGCTCCAGAACAACGGCACCTGCACCTGGGGCGAGGGCTACGTGTTGACCCCCGTGGGCGGCAACGTGCCCCAGGCATCGATGGGCGGCGCGCCGACGGTCGTCCCCGGCCCGGTGGCTCCCGGCCAGACGGTCGATGTGACCGTCAATCTGGTCGCCCCGCTCCTCCCCGGCGTCTATCAGGGCTTCTGGACGATGCGCGGGCCGAACGGCCTGCTCTTCGGCGACCGCATCTGGGTCGGCATCACCGTGCCCAGCCTGCCCACGCCCACCCCGCCGCCCACGGCCACCACCTCGCCGACCATCGCCTTCACGGTTGATCGGACGAGCATCCGGGCCGGCGAATGCGTCACCTTCACCTGGCAGGTGAGCGACGGCGGCACGGTCTTTTTCGCCGCCCAGGGCCAGAACTGGCAGCAAAACCAGGTCGCGCCCTCGGCCGGGCAGGGGGAATGCCCCCAATCGACAACGACCTATGAATTGCGCGTCGTGGATGCCGGCGGGGCCGCGGTCGTCCGCAGCATCCGCATTGACGTGCAACCAGCCCCCAACGCGCCCCTGATCGAAGCCTTCACGGTGACGCCCAGCAACCAGATCGTCGCCGGCCAGTGCGTCGAGGTGCGCTGGCGACTCAGCGGCGACGTGGACAACGTCCGCGTGAGCCGCAACGAGACGACGCTGTGGAACGGCGCGCCCCTCAGCGGCACGTCGCGCGATTGCCCCGCGGCCGGCAATTACGCCTATGCCATCGAAGTCACCGGGCCCGGCGGCACGTCGCGCGCGCTGGAGAATGTCACCGTGCTGGCGGCCACGCCCGCGCCCGGCACGCCGACAACCACGCCCGCGCCCGGCCAGGCACCGGTCATCACCAGCTTCGGCGTCAACCCCAGCCGCATCTTCGTCGGCAGCTGCGTCACCGTCTCATGGGGCGTGGGCGGCAACGTCAATCGCGTGCAATTGCGGCGCGATGGCGTGCTGGTGCTCGACTTTGCACTTTTCACCGGCAGCGTCACCGATTGCCTGAACGCCGAGGGCATGTATGAATACCGGATCGACGCGGCCAATGCCCAGGGGGGGACGGCCTTCCAGCAGGCGACGGTGGTGGTCGTGCGCTAA
- a CDS encoding transporter substrate-binding domain-containing protein, with protein MADNLEDRGDEFETEQPVYDGETHVYDPDPPDQTYTLDDEVEAAARSNLNWVLVGLVALAAVVLGLLLYYFLFSRPRESVINPPTNPETGENSWNRVRSAGRMVVGTSLDYPPFTFRNDQFQPDGFDMAVIREIAGRLSVGTEIKDMAFDSLFSAVELGQVDVAIAAITVTTEREALADFSNIYWIGEEGILARADSDISAIRTLSEMAGRRIGVQRGSVYQTWLQRDLVDAGITQSANLFVYETVDAAVRDLREQRLDLVIVDRRVADASAAQGGVRLVGGGLNPQRYAIAVRNGADSLRNEINNALLLLQNEGRIAQLAQQFLNVGAGEIITPPAPTPTVPIQPTTPAVQPTVGACVNGMRFVADLNLDDNNMTSPPPISPGQAFSKGWRIQNSGTCAWTTAYRLVFVSGNVPGASMGGQPTAVQGFVAAGQQYDMFVNLVAPLSAGVYQGIWQMVDEQNRPFGDRIWVGITVPASPTATAAATQTPSPSINFTVDRTNILQGECVTFVWNVQNVTAVYFHAQGEAWQNNQVQPQGNRVACPSTTTTYFLRVLRPDGTVEERQNVITVRPNVNAPNITQFVAAPSQVTTGQCVTLQWDVQGSVSRVTISNQFRVLWDNAPSRGNTQDCTGGQPTTIEFKLQATGPGGTSQALEYVNVVSPATATPVPTAPPTQPIIDSFTVTPGQLQTGQCVQISWSTSGATWLVRLMRNNVLVLDNAGLSGSAQDCLQFAGSYTYQLVASTTGGQSISRDQSVLVSEAPPVNPLAGKTYGLTDLNGAPIVAGTNLTVTFNADGTLNGSGGCNSYNGRYTATADGLISVSELSLTNSLCPSPPGVMEQEGAYINALRAAVTFVFPDRTTQMVMYNAARQDILRYILR; from the coding sequence ATGGCAGATAACCTGGAAGATAGGGGCGATGAGTTCGAGACCGAACAACCCGTCTACGACGGCGAGACCCACGTCTATGATCCCGATCCGCCGGATCAGACCTATACCCTCGATGATGAGGTGGAGGCCGCGGCCCGCAGCAATCTGAATTGGGTTTTGGTGGGGCTTGTGGCCCTGGCGGCGGTGGTGTTGGGGCTGCTGCTCTATTACTTTCTGTTTAGCCGCCCTCGGGAAAGCGTCATCAACCCGCCCACCAACCCCGAAACCGGCGAAAACTCCTGGAATCGCGTGCGTAGCGCCGGGCGTATGGTCGTCGGTACGTCGCTCGACTACCCGCCCTTCACCTTTCGCAACGATCAGTTCCAGCCCGACGGCTTCGACATGGCCGTTATCCGGGAGATCGCCGGCCGCCTGAGCGTGGGCACCGAGATCAAGGACATGGCTTTCGATAGCCTGTTCAGCGCGGTGGAACTGGGCCAGGTCGACGTCGCCATCGCCGCCATTACCGTGACGACCGAGCGCGAGGCGCTGGCCGATTTCAGCAACATCTACTGGATCGGCGAGGAAGGCATTCTGGCGCGGGCCGATTCGGACATCAGCGCCATCCGCACCCTGTCGGAGATGGCCGGCCGCCGTATCGGCGTGCAGCGCGGCAGCGTCTATCAGACGTGGCTGCAACGCGACCTGGTCGACGCGGGCATTACCCAATCGGCTAACCTGTTTGTCTACGAGACGGTCGACGCCGCCGTGCGCGACCTGCGCGAGCAGCGCCTGGATCTGGTCATCGTCGACCGCCGCGTGGCCGATGCCAGCGCGGCCCAGGGCGGCGTGCGGCTGGTCGGCGGCGGACTGAACCCGCAGCGCTACGCCATCGCCGTGCGCAACGGCGCCGACAGCCTGCGCAACGAGATCAATAACGCCCTGCTCCTGTTGCAGAACGAGGGGCGCATTGCCCAACTGGCCCAGCAATTCCTCAACGTCGGCGCGGGCGAGATCATTACCCCACCGGCCCCGACGCCGACGGTCCCCATCCAGCCGACCACGCCGGCCGTCCAGCCGACAGTCGGCGCTTGCGTCAACGGTATGCGCTTCGTGGCCGATCTGAATCTCGACGACAACAATATGACGTCGCCGCCGCCCATCAGCCCCGGACAGGCGTTCAGCAAGGGTTGGCGCATCCAGAACAGCGGTACCTGCGCCTGGACGACGGCTTACCGCCTGGTATTCGTCAGCGGCAACGTGCCCGGGGCCAGCATGGGCGGCCAGCCCACGGCCGTGCAGGGCTTCGTGGCCGCCGGGCAGCAGTATGACATGTTCGTCAATCTGGTGGCCCCGCTGTCGGCCGGCGTCTATCAGGGCATCTGGCAGATGGTCGATGAACAGAATCGCCCGTTTGGCGACCGCATCTGGGTCGGCATCACCGTGCCCGCCTCGCCCACGGCCACGGCCGCGGCGACGCAAACCCCGTCGCCCAGCATCAACTTCACCGTTGACCGCACCAATATCCTGCAGGGCGAATGTGTCACCTTTGTCTGGAACGTGCAGAACGTCACCGCCGTCTACTTCCACGCCCAGGGCGAGGCGTGGCAGAACAACCAGGTGCAGCCGCAGGGCAACCGCGTGGCCTGCCCGTCGACGACGACGACCTACTTCCTGCGCGTCCTGCGGCCCGACGGCACGGTGGAAGAACGGCAAAACGTTATCACCGTGCGGCCGAACGTCAACGCGCCCAATATCACCCAATTCGTGGCCGCGCCGTCGCAGGTGACCACCGGCCAATGTGTCACGCTGCAATGGGACGTGCAGGGCAGCGTCAGCCGGGTCACCATCAGCAATCAGTTCCGCGTCCTCTGGGACAACGCCCCCTCGCGCGGCAACACCCAGGACTGCACCGGCGGTCAGCCGACGACCATCGAGTTCAAGCTGCAAGCCACCGGCCCCGGCGGCACGAGCCAGGCCCTGGAATACGTCAACGTCGTCAGCCCGGCCACGGCCACGCCCGTGCCCACCGCGCCGCCCACCCAGCCGATCATCGACTCGTTCACCGTGACACCGGGGCAATTGCAGACCGGCCAATGCGTGCAGATCTCCTGGAGCACCAGCGGCGCGACGTGGCTGGTGCGCCTGATGCGCAATAACGTGCTCGTGCTGGACAACGCCGGCCTGTCCGGCTCGGCCCAGGACTGCCTGCAATTCGCCGGGTCGTATACCTATCAACTGGTCGCCAGCACCACCGGCGGCCAATCCATCTCGCGCGATCAATCGGTGCTGGTCAGCGAGGCCCCGCCGGTCAATCCGCTGGCCGGCAAGACCTATGGCCTGACCGATCTGAACGGCGCGCCGATCGTGGCCGGTACCAACCTCACGGTGACCTTCAACGCCGATGGTACACTGAACGGCTCAGGCGGCTGCAACAGCTACAACGGCCGCTACACCGCCACCGCCGACGGCCTGATCAGCGTCAGTGAACTGTCGTTGACCAACTCATTGTGCCCCTCGCCGCCGGGGGTCATGGAACAGGAGGGGGCCTACATCAACGCCTTGCGCGCCGCCGTCACCTTTGTGTTCCCGGATCGCACGACGCAGATGGTCATGTACAATGCCGCCCGGCAGGATATATTGCGCTATATCCTGAGATAG
- a CDS encoding magnesium transporter CorA family protein, protein MAQMRGIRPTPNGDAQNGNTVKTRYSIVVYDAQEIVSFDCHNIDELLRRVDATRVNWVTVRDVHDEEELSKLLRHFNVDPFILPDILDETQVAFEAEYEDCLYLEYMVPFLEEKEDRLVQSRGSFILTSNALILYEHQLHGLFSRTRRRALNHLTHVMEHGPDYLLYLLIRAVIVEHFQQGFKHLGHQLEQLEDRVLTGGGREQVYRAILSAREDIKPWNEPLLEMEDFLEYVKDAESRFITEPVAKFFTKSLLREIETLLTNYDRLRAMLKEVMDLYMGNVERNTGRVNQLLTVIATVFLPITFIASIYGMNFTYMPELEQPWGYPAVLLLMATVAGGLLLFMKRRGWF, encoded by the coding sequence ATGGCTCAGATGCGAGGAATCCGGCCGACACCCAACGGCGACGCCCAAAACGGCAACACGGTCAAAACGCGCTACTCCATCGTCGTCTACGATGCCCAGGAGATCGTCAGCTTCGATTGTCACAACATCGATGAACTCCTGCGGCGGGTGGATGCCACGCGCGTCAATTGGGTCACCGTGCGCGACGTGCACGACGAAGAGGAGCTAAGCAAGTTACTGCGCCATTTCAACGTCGACCCATTCATCCTGCCCGATATTCTGGACGAAACCCAGGTGGCGTTCGAGGCCGAGTATGAGGATTGTCTCTACCTGGAGTACATGGTTCCCTTTCTGGAAGAGAAGGAGGATCGGCTGGTGCAAAGTCGCGGCTCCTTTATTCTGACCAGCAACGCCCTCATCCTCTATGAGCACCAGTTGCACGGCCTCTTCTCGCGTACGCGGCGGCGGGCGCTGAACCATCTGACCCACGTGATGGAACACGGCCCCGACTATCTGCTCTATCTGCTCATCCGGGCCGTCATCGTGGAGCACTTCCAGCAGGGCTTCAAGCACCTGGGCCATCAACTGGAACAATTGGAAGACCGGGTATTGACCGGCGGCGGCCGCGAACAGGTCTATCGCGCCATCCTGAGCGCGCGCGAGGACATCAAACCCTGGAACGAACCGCTGCTGGAAATGGAAGATTTTCTGGAGTACGTGAAGGACGCGGAATCGAGGTTCATCACCGAACCGGTCGCCAAGTTCTTCACCAAGTCGCTGCTGCGCGAGATCGAGACGCTGCTCACTAATTACGATCGCCTGCGGGCCATGCTCAAGGAAGTGATGGATCTGTACATGGGCAACGTGGAGCGCAACACCGGCCGTGTCAATCAACTGCTGACGGTCATCGCCACCGTGTTCCTGCCCATCACCTTCATCGCCAGCATCTACGGCATGAACTTTACATATATGCCCGAGTTGGAGCAGCCGTGGGGCTACCCGGCCGTGCTGTTGCTGATGGCGACGGTGGCCGGTGGGCTGCTGCTGTTTATGAAGCGCCGCGGCTGGTTCTGA
- a CDS encoding arginine--tRNA ligase, with product MLHHHELSAAVRAAIGAAQAAGALPAFDLPNVLVERPRETTHGDYATAIALQLARPARMAPLKIAEAIAAHLTAPAYVGEVGVVPPGFINFRLSPDWLRALPDAILAAGDSYGRVDLGFTGRSAQVECVSANPTGPITLGRTRGGVIGDTLHRVLEAAGYDVVLEYYYNDAGRQITLLGESVKARYLQALGQPAELADDHYQGEYIIDLAKELIAERGDGLAELPADVFAEYARDRISRQQKETLARIGIHFDNYFREQSLYETGAVWDTLAELQQRGYVYEQDGAHWFRTTAFGDDKDRVVVKADGEATYRLPDMAYHRDKAQRGFDLVVDIFGPDHHATAPQVLWGVQALGYDPAFVHTLLHQIVNLVRGGRAVRMSTRRGLFVTLDELVNEVGADAIRYFMISRSANSPVDFDLDLAVEHSDKNPVYYIQNAHVRCAGIFRKWAEAGLAADADRDADLSLLTHERELAFLRKALELGDVVEMIATTYEPHRLAFYATELAALFHTAYEECRVLHSEVPEPLRLARLRFYRAAKLVFARVLDLMGMSAPDVM from the coding sequence ATGCTACACCATCACGAACTTTCGGCCGCCGTCCGGGCGGCTATCGGCGCGGCCCAGGCCGCCGGGGCGCTGCCCGCCTTCGATCTGCCCAACGTGCTCGTCGAGCGCCCGCGCGAGACGACCCACGGCGACTACGCCACGGCCATCGCCCTGCAACTGGCCCGCCCGGCGCGCATGGCCCCGCTGAAGATCGCCGAGGCCATCGCCGCCCATCTGACCGCCCCCGCCTACGTGGGCGAGGTCGGCGTTGTGCCGCCGGGCTTCATCAACTTTCGCTTGTCGCCCGACTGGCTGCGGGCGCTGCCCGATGCCATATTAGCCGCGGGCGACAGCTACGGCCGAGTCGATCTGGGCTTCACCGGCCGGTCGGCCCAGGTCGAATGCGTCTCGGCCAACCCCACCGGGCCGATCACTCTCGGCCGCACCCGCGGCGGCGTCATCGGCGACACGCTCCACCGCGTGCTGGAGGCCGCCGGCTACGACGTGGTGCTGGAGTATTACTACAACGACGCCGGCCGCCAGATCACCCTGCTGGGCGAATCGGTGAAGGCTCGCTATTTGCAGGCCCTGGGCCAACCGGCCGAACTGGCCGACGACCATTACCAGGGCGAATACATCATCGATCTGGCTAAGGAACTCATCGCCGAGCGCGGCGACGGGCTGGCCGAATTGCCGGCCGATGTCTTCGCCGAGTATGCCCGCGACCGCATCTCCCGCCAGCAGAAAGAGACGCTGGCCCGCATCGGCATCCACTTCGACAACTACTTCCGCGAGCAAAGCCTCTACGAGACCGGGGCCGTCTGGGACACGCTGGCCGAGTTGCAGCAGCGCGGCTACGTCTACGAGCAGGACGGCGCCCACTGGTTCCGCACCACGGCCTTCGGCGACGACAAGGATCGCGTCGTCGTGAAGGCCGACGGTGAGGCGACCTACCGCCTGCCCGACATGGCCTATCACCGGGACAAAGCCCAACGCGGCTTCGATCTGGTCGTCGATATCTTCGGCCCCGACCACCACGCCACCGCGCCGCAAGTGCTGTGGGGCGTCCAGGCGCTGGGCTACGACCCGGCCTTCGTCCATACGCTGCTGCACCAGATCGTCAACCTGGTGCGCGGCGGGCGGGCGGTGCGCATGAGCACGCGCCGCGGCCTGTTCGTAACCCTCGATGAACTGGTCAACGAAGTGGGGGCCGACGCCATCCGCTACTTCATGATCTCGCGCTCGGCCAATAGCCCGGTCGACTTTGACCTCGATCTGGCCGTGGAACACTCCGACAAGAATCCGGTCTACTACATCCAGAACGCCCACGTGCGCTGCGCCGGCATCTTCCGCAAATGGGCCGAGGCGGGGCTGGCCGCCGACGCCGACCGCGACGCCGACCTGAGCCTGCTGACCCACGAGCGCGAGCTGGCCTTTCTGCGCAAGGCGCTGGAGTTGGGCGACGTGGTGGAGATGATCGCCACGACCTATGAGCCGCACCGCCTGGCTTTCTATGCCACCGAGCTGGCGGCGTTGTTCCACACGGCCTACGAGGAGTGTCGCGTGCTCCATAGCGAGGTGCCGGAGCCGCTGCGCCTGGCCCGGCTGCGCTTCTACCGGGCGGCCAAGTTGGTCTTCGCCCGCGTGCTCGATTTGATGGGCATGAGCGCCCCGGACGTGATGTAA
- a CDS encoding RDD family protein — MASPVDIPPAAPLLSSSLRGHYAGFVTRAVAFVIDFLLVVTTQIVVLLILRLLFQFFGLSSLAEALFYPDAAVVDPSVMVTATRWSILVFGSNLLFDAYMIAGWLLVDRTIGQAALGLRVRRSDGRPLTLGSAIRRVIGYYLSMLPLFLGFLWVLVDDRRQGWHDKLADTVVIYDWEARLGRRLRQWMARQAQS, encoded by the coding sequence ATGGCATCACCCGTGGACATTCCGCCGGCCGCGCCCCTTTTGTCATCCTCACTGCGTGGGCATTATGCCGGCTTCGTCACGCGCGCCGTGGCCTTCGTCATCGATTTTTTGCTGGTGGTGACGACCCAAATTGTCGTATTGCTCATCCTCCGCCTGTTGTTCCAGTTCTTCGGTCTCAGCTCGCTGGCCGAGGCCCTGTTCTATCCGGACGCGGCCGTCGTCGATCCGTCGGTCATGGTCACGGCCACGCGCTGGTCGATCCTCGTCTTCGGCAGCAATCTCCTCTTCGACGCCTACATGATCGCCGGGTGGCTGCTGGTCGACCGCACCATCGGCCAGGCGGCGCTGGGGCTGCGGGTGCGTCGGAGCGACGGCCGCCCGCTGACGCTCGGCTCGGCCATTCGCCGCGTTATCGGCTACTACCTGTCCATGTTGCCCCTGTTCCTCGGCTTCCTGTGGGTGCTGGTCGACGACCGGCGGCAGGGCTGGCACGACAAGCTGGCCGACACGGTGGTCATCTATGACTGGGAGGCGCGGTTGGGGCGGCGGCTGCGGCAGTGGATGGCCCGACAGGCCCAGAGCTAA